In Erigeron canadensis isolate Cc75 chromosome 8, C_canadensis_v1, whole genome shotgun sequence, the DNA window TACTGTATCTTATTATATAATAAGGTTGTCTTATCCTGTAATTTTTcaagttgttattattattaataaaaagttatcattttccatttatgtaaaacaaatatctCGAGACAGAGAAAACAATGTCTGGATAATTTTGATTAATTCCATACAAGAAGTATTCCTTTGTTTCAATTCAATGAAACATTTCAACTCATTGAAACATGTAAACTTGAGCAAAGTGGATGAGAATTGCCGACTACTAAATCCCAAATTATCAATCATCGATAGATGAATTGGTAACTTAAGGGACTTGAGACTTTGAAGTCTTGGGTTCAAATCCTGAAGATAGGGAATGGGTTTCCCTTGGGTTATATATGCCTATGGAAACAGTATGCACATGTGCGTAAATCAGTGAAATAATTTCAGTGGCCGTGAAAGTCGAAACTTATCAAGCACATTAGTGTTACTTTGGGTATTTCAGCCATGGGTGCAGTcaatataataatgtaaatatgtaataggTAGCTCACACTCAAACTATACAAGCACATCAtgtattaaaaacaaaacagaTATGTAATTCAAGCAAAAGGGATAGAAAGAAAATCAGCCTTTACTGTAAACAATAAAATGACTATTTCTTACTAATAGGTAACAAGTATTAAAAACTCGAGACTAGCGAAAGGAAGATTcattatattacaaaatcatttttttaaaaagggttGTACTCATTGTAAGATTACCTGATCCGGAAAAGTATACGTGTACGGTCACGAGAATCATGAACTTGGATATCAACCAGAACCATCAGGAAACGGTTCCAACGCATCTTGCTTGCCATTGAAATAAAACTCGACAACTGCTTTCATTCTCGGTAATTTATCTGGGTGGTAATTAACATGAACAATCACAGGCTTTAACTTCTTCAAATTAGCATCTTTCCTTACTTCCTTGAAAAGGGCTTTACTATTCATAAATAGATAGCGATCCATAGTTCTCTTAGAAGCATGGAGACCAATATAGCCAGGATGAGAAGGAAAGAACAGTTCTTCATTGAAAACTGCTTGATCCCAAGCAGGTGGCGGATGAGAGAGCCTGTCAGCCACACGATCCAACAACTCGATTGCAGGCAAAGTGGGACGCAAATAGAAAAACCCTGAATTATAAACCCATATCCGCATAGTATGAGCATATCGAGCCCAACCCATAGCAGGCTCATCAAACACGTCATTATATCCATAAGCAGTCATGTTATCATGTCCATCAGACATAGATTCCACATCTGAATCCCTGTATATATGATCAAATGGGTTTTGTATATACACTATATCCACATCAGACAACAATACACCATAACCCAACTGCAAAAACTCCCTCAAGATTCTAAATTTTAATCCTGAAACAGCATGATTACCTCCCGTTTTAGCAACAGAATCAATACCCTCATCTGGATCCCGCATGTAGTACGCTACATCATTTTCTTTGCAAAAATCCACAATCCCGTCATCTAAAGCCACAACTAGATAATTAGGTATGCCTGCTTTCTTGATGCTGGCAACCGACACCTCCAACATGGCTTTTACATTAGAATTTGCAAGAGCAACTATAACCTCCTTCTTCACTGCAACTTTTTCCAAGATTTTTGCCAGTCTTGGGTTAACGGACTCATCTGGAAGAACAGCCGGGTTAGTTCTAATACCCTTGACGGTCCCAAAAGGTCCGGCCTTTTGTGGCTCGCCTGCCACCACAATTTGTTGCTCGGCTTGACCATTTTTCTGTTCGGCTGCCTGTAATTTTTGAGTTAAATCCCGAACTTGCTTCTTTAGTTCATCATTTGAGTTTGATAAATCTGTAATCTCTGATTTCAACATGTTAACTCGCTCTGTTGATTCACACAAAGTTGATCCACTCTGAAGAAAGGAGAACATCCGTTTATGAGTCATATTAACGGTTCATAATGtggtagaaagaaaaaaaaagatatttcaTATTTCATCCGTATGGTTGATTTTCAGCAGGAAAAAGTATAGGTCACTAAATGTTCAATCAAGAACTAAAATTGAGTAAGTTACCAGGCAAAcagttaaatacttaaatatttGATATATGAAAAACACTATCAAATTTCTactgttttatttaatttagcaGGTAATTTTTACTAAGAAGGAAGTCCTTAATGGGATtactgaagaaaaaaaatggaaataacTTTTTAGTTCAATTCAAACAACCTAGTTTGAGTAAATAAGAAGCAAGTTTTTAGAAAGCAATAACTTAATGAGGGGTCAAATGAAAAACAATGTCACGCTTCTTTCTTATTCAAATTGACAAACATTTTTGAGTGAGTTAGAAGCAAACACTTGACATGATAGTTTAATAGGCCgatatacaaaacaaaacttGCCAAACTTCTTTCTAATGTCAAATACGGAAACTAATTCTTGATGCCAAGTAGCTTGTAACATTCAAAGGCAGATCAGATCTATCATGTTAGAGTTACTACCAAATCTtgaaataaacaaaatctttaatCACCTAAAGTATGGccgaaaaaaaaacatacccaTTGAAGGTTGCACTAAATCAACTATTACTTAACTAATAAAAAAGTCAACCTAACTACCTCACATTGTAAAAGGTTAAACTTTTCAGCATTCAGAATACCAAACTCACGGATCCCGAATTTATATCATAAACTCTCCACCAATCTTTCGAAAAGGTTAATAAATCACATGCCAGAACGTACCGGACCCATTACACGATAGGCATATTAAGCTCACCTGGCGACTTGGCCAAATGGTGACCCAACCAACTTATCTAAGTTCACCAAGAAAGTCTTCTAATAAACCACACTTGCCTCGGTATTAAAGTATGAAATTCTGAACACATTTTGAAATTCATACAAGAAAATATGTAACATAACTTATAGTAGCTAAAACATTCTAACAACTTTAAGATCCAAGTTTAAATTTTGTCCTAAAGTAGAACAtgtttaacatcaaactcaatTTCTATCCTTTTCGACACACATGATACACaattacaaaaaattaaaataaccaaaaaagtcaaaacaatATTTTTAGACAACAAATTATAATTCAAGCAACCTATCACACCAACCAAACATacaatataaaacacaatgtaagtttatatatagcatatatatataatatatactaaaaaaaacaaatcttaaACCTGATGGTCGGATTTGGAGAGACGGCGATTGCGGAGAGTAGAAGAAGTGGCAGAATTTGAATTAAAGAAGCCATTTGGATAGAAAACAGCAAAGAGGCAACCAACAAGGATACCAACAAGAATTGCTACGATGATTCTGGATCCTCGTACTGATTGTGAAGATCTCCGATTTATTGGGCCCGCCATTGTTCACAGATTTGGTGGATCTttgaacaataataaaaaagcaATTATTTGTTGGGTTTTAGTGGAAATAAACTAATAAATTTGAGGGAAATGAAAAAACCCAAGAGAAAACTGTTTAGAGTTGGATGGGAGCATCAAAGAAGACATGGTTGTTTGTTGACTAGCACTCTGTTTTGCCTTTAACTACTACAgtattatttgaatttttattctttaatttaaaaacatattaatcTCACACAAACTCATCAAATTAGTTTTTAGCATTAAaaacttttagtttatttacaaaaaaaaaaattcctgaAAATTTATAAGGGAAATCTCAcggtataatggtgaagtcttgcacgtaTCCTAGATAACGCGATGTTGACTATGCATCGTTACAATTACCCGGAGGGAAAAACTTCATGACTTGCCGTCTATGAGGATCGAACGCAAAACCTTAGATAAACAAGAAGTACATCTGACCAGCTAAGCTAACCATCATTggcaacatacttttttatataatagtttatTCTTGGATTGTTCATGTTCATATAACTTGTTGATTAGTGATCACCCAatgttgtcatttttttttctaatgacAATGTTTCATGCTCGCCTCAAAGTAGTCGGCTAAATGGTTTGatattcgtttttttttcttttatagatAAACATTCTAGTTGAGAAGAAAATAATAGCTTTAGTTGAATATTAATTATGGTGTAGGTTGTGGCTAGGTAAAAAATTGTTAGTGTATATGTTTGTTGGTTCCATAGTTGTTAATTATGTTGGTATTGTCATTCTTGATTCTGGAATTAGAGTTGACAACAAACTggtaatttgattttttatgtgTGATTGAAATGGTTGTGTTAAGTTCAACAGGTTTTTTGCGTTTCATTAATATTCAAGCACTCGCCTCATACTCACATTTATCCGCATTTTAACGTAAAGTGTATACAACCTAGCCAGTAAAAGATATATGTCAACCAACTCACTTAGGTGGGTTGGCCATTGATGGACTTAGGTGGGCCCAAGAAGGGTTGTACATGCATGAAATTTAAAGTCTTGAGTTCAAGTCTTGGCAATAGATGAACGATTTAGTTAAGAGAATTTGTTCGTCAAGATAACTCTCTAACACAAACACGGTTAAttggttaaaacaacgtatgttaTATTAGCAAGTACTTTACACCATTCAAAAACAAAGTAAAAGATAACAAACTAAATACATCatgaaaagatatataaaaacaaacttttgTTTATTCTATTTTGTCAGTTTATCACTTCATATGTTAAACAAGTATGATAATCTACACATAGTAAAGCAAGACATAACTTATGAAACCTT includes these proteins:
- the LOC122578382 gene encoding arabinosyltransferase RRA3; its protein translation is MAGPINRRSSQSVRGSRIIVAILVGILVGCLFAVFYPNGFFNSNSATSSTLRNRRLSKSDHQSGSTLCESTERVNMLKSEITDLSNSNDELKKQVRDLTQKLQAAEQKNGQAEQQIVVAGEPQKAGPFGTVKGIRTNPAVLPDESVNPRLAKILEKVAVKKEVIVALANSNVKAMLEVSVASIKKAGIPNYLVVALDDGIVDFCKENDVAYYMRDPDEGIDSVAKTGGNHAVSGLKFRILREFLQLGYGVLLSDVDIVYIQNPFDHIYRDSDVESMSDGHDNMTAYGYNDVFDEPAMGWARYAHTMRIWVYNSGFFYLRPTLPAIELLDRVADRLSHPPPAWDQAVFNEELFFPSHPGYIGLHASKRTMDRYLFMNSKALFKEVRKDANLKKLKPVIVHVNYHPDKLPRMKAVVEFYFNGKQDALEPFPDGSG